One window of the Candidatus Kryptoniota bacterium genome contains the following:
- a CDS encoding site-specific DNA-methyltransferase, whose protein sequence is MDGKSSDVKRQQLDRLKVLFPEVISEGKIDFEKLKLTLGEDITVDNERYVLNWAGKSDAFRAIQTPTTATLKPQRDQSIDFDTTQNIFIEGENLEVLKVLQKSYYGKVKMIYIDPPYNTGNDSFIYPDKFSESKDEYLKRIGDKDEAGYLTKEGFFRKNSKENGQYHSNWLSMMYPRLFLARNLLREDGVIFVSIDDNEVHNLRLMMNEIFGEESLIASFVWHRRQMADSRNQDRASTDHEYVLCYKKETGVLRGRDIDTGKFSNPDNDPRGPWFSADLTGLATKDKRPNLHYDVVNPRTGIVHHPSTTRGWSVSQEKFQKYIEEDRILWPAKPDGRPRFKKFFNEVTEFQTGFSTMLKVGFTTDGTREIQEIFGGKIMPFPKPVELVKTLIQQAASGADIVLDFFAGSGTTAQAVMELNKEDSGNRKFILVQLPEKTDEDSEAYKAGYKTIADICKERIRRAGQKIKGEKAKEEGLFKGKEVDTGFKAFTLEPSNFKVWRTDTMDNGDDLVKQMDAFADPTRAGSEADAMAWEILVKSGYELTTKLEKLTVGGVPIYSIAEGEVALALEKISRDAIVEIGKMKPKNFICLDRLFAGNDQLKTNTALQMKDAGVEFRTI, encoded by the coding sequence GTGGACGGGAAATCTTCAGACGTTAAGCGACAACAACTCGACAGGCTGAAAGTACTCTTTCCTGAAGTCATCTCCGAAGGGAAGATCGACTTTGAAAAGCTCAAGCTTACTTTAGGCGAAGATATAACGGTCGACAACGAACGATATGTGCTCAACTGGGCAGGCAAGTCCGACGCGTTCAGAGCAATTCAGACTCCAACCACGGCGACGCTGAAGCCTCAGCGCGACCAATCAATTGACTTTGACACGACGCAGAACATCTTCATTGAGGGCGAGAACCTCGAAGTTCTGAAGGTGCTTCAGAAATCGTACTACGGAAAGGTGAAGATGATTTACATCGATCCGCCGTACAACACGGGCAACGACAGCTTCATCTATCCTGACAAGTTCAGCGAGAGCAAAGACGAATACTTGAAGCGCATTGGCGACAAAGACGAGGCAGGATACCTTACGAAGGAAGGCTTCTTCAGAAAGAACAGCAAGGAAAATGGGCAATATCATTCCAACTGGCTCTCCATGATGTACCCGCGCCTCTTCCTCGCGAGGAATCTCCTGCGAGAAGACGGCGTAATATTCGTTTCCATTGACGACAACGAGGTACACAACCTGCGGCTCATGATGAACGAGATTTTTGGAGAAGAGAGTCTGATTGCTTCGTTTGTTTGGCATCGAAGGCAAATGGCGGATAGCAGGAATCAGGATCGTGCTTCAACTGACCATGAATATGTGCTTTGCTACAAGAAGGAAACAGGAGTACTTCGCGGAAGGGATATTGACACCGGGAAGTTCTCGAACCCCGACAACGACCCACGCGGGCCGTGGTTCAGTGCTGACTTGACAGGCCTTGCCACGAAGGACAAAAGACCTAATCTGCACTATGATGTAGTGAATCCTCGAACCGGCATAGTTCATCACCCGTCTACGACGCGTGGGTGGTCAGTATCGCAGGAGAAATTTCAAAAGTACATCGAGGAAGATAGAATCCTATGGCCTGCTAAACCAGACGGACGGCCTCGCTTTAAGAAGTTCTTCAATGAGGTTACCGAATTCCAGACGGGCTTCTCTACAATGTTAAAAGTTGGGTTTACAACTGATGGCACCAGAGAGATACAGGAAATTTTCGGAGGGAAAATAATGCCCTTCCCAAAACCCGTGGAGTTGGTAAAAACACTTATACAACAAGCGGCATCGGGAGCCGATATTGTCTTAGACTTCTTCGCAGGCAGTGGGACAACAGCGCAGGCTGTCATGGAACTCAACAAAGAAGACAGCGGGAATAGAAAGTTCATACTGGTACAACTTCCCGAAAAGACGGACGAAGACTCGGAAGCGTATAAGGCGGGCTATAAGACGATTGCGGATATTTGTAAAGAGAGGATAAGAAGAGCAGGACAAAAGATAAAAGGCGAAAAGGCAAAAGAGGAAGGGTTGTTCAAGGGAAAGGAAGTTGATACCGGTTTCAAGGCGTTCACACTCGAACCGTCGAACTTCAAAGTTTGGAGAACGGATACAATGGACAACGGTGATGATCTGGTTAAGCAGATGGACGCCTTTGCCGATCCAACACGTGCAGGCTCAGAGGCAGATGCCATGGCGTGGGAAATACTTGTGAAATCGGGCTATGAGTTGACAACGAAGTTGGAGAAGTTAACCGTCGGCGGTGTCCCAATCTATTCGATTGCTGAGGGCGAAGTTGCGCTTGCACTCGAAAAGATCTCTCGCGACGCAATAGTTGAGATCGGTAAGATGAAGCCAAAGAATTTCATTTGTCTCGACCGCCTTTTCGCCGGGAACGATCAATTGAAAACAAATACCGCATTGCAGATGAAGGATGCGGGGGTGGAGTTTAGGACAATATGA
- a CDS encoding RNA-binding domain-containing protein, translating into MEPIELLDLISKGENSKIQFKERVLDAYSIATEMVAFSNSAGGLIVVGVNDKTGTLNGLTFQELQVTNQLLSNAASDNVKRPITIFTETVSVSGNNLVVVQINEGRDKPYRDNKGIIWIKNGSDKRKVVSNDELLRLLQSSGNIAADEQAVENTTLNDIDTDFFKKFVERKTGKKLDELGQPLPKILSNMGFASGDQLTLAGLLLFGKRPQAFKPMFTVQCVAFVGNDLSGTEFRDKAEPMEGNLDLLFEKSMSFIIRNLRKIQAGGSFNTIGELEIPRGSIEELVVNALIHRDYFIRADVKIFIFDNRIEIISPGKLPNTQTIDKIKAGTSIVRNSILFSNARYVLPYVGIGSGIPRALSFYSDIEFINDTDRELFKVMIQRPQPV; encoded by the coding sequence ATGGAACCAATAGAATTACTAGATTTAATAAGCAAAGGTGAGAACAGTAAAATTCAATTCAAAGAACGTGTCCTTGATGCTTACAGCATAGCTACAGAGATGGTAGCTTTTTCCAATTCAGCGGGTGGATTGATAGTCGTAGGGGTAAATGACAAGACAGGTACTTTGAACGGACTGACCTTCCAGGAACTGCAGGTCACGAATCAATTGCTGTCGAACGCAGCTTCCGATAACGTCAAGAGACCAATAACAATCTTCACTGAAACAGTTTCGGTCTCTGGAAATAATTTGGTGGTAGTTCAAATTAACGAAGGAAGAGACAAACCCTACAGGGACAACAAGGGAATTATCTGGATTAAGAATGGCTCAGATAAACGAAAGGTTGTTTCCAACGACGAGTTGCTTCGATTATTACAGAGTAGTGGCAATATCGCTGCGGACGAACAAGCTGTTGAGAATACAACGTTGAACGATATTGATACGGACTTCTTTAAGAAATTTGTCGAAAGGAAAACGGGAAAAAAACTTGATGAGTTAGGTCAACCATTGCCAAAGATCTTAAGCAACATGGGATTTGCATCAGGTGATCAACTTACGCTTGCTGGGTTGCTGTTGTTTGGCAAGAGACCACAGGCATTTAAGCCTATGTTTACTGTGCAGTGCGTTGCGTTTGTCGGCAACGACCTATCTGGCACCGAATTCAGAGACAAGGCAGAGCCGATGGAAGGCAACTTGGATCTCCTCTTTGAAAAATCGATGTCCTTCATCATTAGAAACCTGCGCAAGATTCAGGCTGGAGGCTCATTTAACACTATTGGAGAATTGGAGATTCCGAGAGGTTCAATAGAAGAATTAGTGGTAAATGCTCTGATTCATCGCGACTATTTCATCCGAGCAGATGTCAAGATCTTTATCTTTGACAATAGGATTGAAATAATTAGCCCGGGTAAGTTACCTAATACACAGACTATTGATAAGATAAAAGCCGGAACCTCAATTGTGCGCAATTCGATCCTTTTCTCAAATGCAAGGTATGTCCTCCCCTATGTAGGTATCGGTAGCGGCATACCTAGAGCTTTGAGTTTCTACTCGGATATCGAATTCATTAATGATACGGACAGGGAACTATTTAAGGTAATGATTCAGAGACCGCAACCTGTTTGA
- a CDS encoding DEAD/DEAH box helicase family protein codes for MKLQFDSHQDFQIQAIQSVVDVFEGQPLSAGDYEFSLQQADTSLAFTENGVGNAIRLTEQEILKNVRSLQKRNGIEESSQLKGVNFSVEMETGTGKTYVYLRTIYELNKTYGFKKFIIVVPSIAIREGVLKNLQITHEHFQSLYNRVPLTYTVYDSKNVSALRGFALSNTIQVLVINIDSFAKDENIINKPNDKLTGKRPIEFIQYTNPIVIVDEPQNMETDLRKQAIANLKPSCTLRYSATHRDVYNLVYKLTPVKAYDLGLVKQIEVDSVVSEDSFNQAFVKLEGIKTQKTRISAKLTFDYEGASGVLRKTAYVRNGDNMYDLSNKREMYREGYVVNEINAEEGFVEFSNGTRLEVGQTLGGLRDDIMKVQIRKTIEEHFRKEAILKPRGIKVLSLLFIDKVKNYRSYDEGTTSKGKFALWFEELFDEYANKEEYNGLIPYDVARVHNGYFAQDKKGILKDSREGRTSEIDAEAYELIMKDKERLLDLNEPLRFIFSHSALREGWDSPNVFQLCTLNETTSELKKRQEIGRGLRLAVNSDGNRVFDKAVNRLTVIANERYEQFAKKLQKEIEDDTGEKFEGRIKNKNDKKKVTLRKGYEVDPMFIELWQHIRQKTTYRVEYQTEELIREAANRVSKMEEILPPRIVAQRTTVVMDSGGLSGEIASTKFYSPEYGTVAIPDIVGYIEQRTHLTRSTIREILRKSGRLLDCLKNPQLFLENTVHEIRTKLESIMVEGVKYQKIENEYYEMRQFASDEIEEYLTNLYSVKNKEKTIFDNIEIDSLSETERKFAKACDDSDDVEFFLKLPRWFEIETPVGKYRPDWALMLKKEKRLYFVAETKSTLDKSKRLESENQKIECGKKHFAQLKEVHFTEATKLEDVEREASQLK; via the coding sequence ATGAAACTCCAATTCGATTCACATCAGGATTTTCAAATACAAGCGATCCAGTCTGTCGTTGACGTATTCGAAGGACAGCCTTTGAGCGCGGGCGACTACGAATTCTCACTTCAACAAGCGGATACAAGTCTTGCATTCACAGAGAATGGCGTAGGCAACGCGATCAGACTCACCGAGCAGGAAATATTAAAGAACGTCCGCTCTCTCCAGAAACGAAATGGAATAGAAGAGTCCTCCCAATTAAAAGGCGTCAACTTCTCCGTTGAGATGGAAACTGGTACGGGCAAGACGTATGTTTATCTTCGCACCATCTATGAACTCAATAAGACTTACGGCTTCAAGAAGTTCATTATCGTCGTGCCGAGCATCGCCATCCGGGAAGGGGTTCTCAAAAATCTCCAGATTACACATGAGCACTTCCAAAGCCTTTACAATCGCGTTCCTTTAACATACACCGTCTATGACTCCAAGAATGTCTCAGCTTTGCGCGGCTTTGCCTTGAGCAATACGATCCAGGTACTCGTGATCAACATCGATTCTTTTGCCAAGGATGAGAATATCATTAACAAGCCGAATGACAAGCTTACTGGGAAGCGACCGATTGAATTCATTCAATACACAAATCCTATTGTCATCGTGGATGAGCCGCAGAACATGGAGACTGACCTCCGGAAGCAGGCAATCGCTAACCTCAAACCATCATGTACTCTTAGATATTCCGCAACGCATCGGGATGTTTATAATCTTGTCTATAAACTCACTCCTGTGAAAGCCTATGACCTTGGATTGGTAAAGCAGATTGAAGTCGATTCGGTAGTCAGCGAGGACAGTTTCAACCAGGCGTTCGTGAAGCTGGAAGGAATAAAAACACAGAAGACGAGGATCAGTGCAAAGCTTACTTTCGACTATGAGGGAGCCAGCGGAGTTCTGCGCAAAACCGCGTACGTCCGTAACGGCGACAACATGTACGACCTTTCGAACAAACGTGAGATGTACCGTGAAGGATACGTTGTCAATGAGATTAACGCTGAAGAAGGCTTCGTCGAGTTCTCAAATGGGACAAGACTTGAAGTCGGACAAACATTGGGCGGTCTGCGGGACGACATAATGAAAGTCCAGATCAGAAAGACGATCGAAGAGCACTTCCGAAAAGAGGCGATCCTTAAACCTAGAGGAATTAAGGTATTGTCGCTCCTTTTCATAGACAAGGTGAAAAACTACAGGTCGTATGATGAAGGAACAACCTCAAAAGGAAAGTTCGCATTGTGGTTCGAGGAGTTGTTCGATGAATACGCGAACAAAGAGGAGTACAACGGGCTCATCCCTTACGACGTGGCGCGGGTTCACAACGGCTACTTTGCCCAGGATAAGAAGGGGATCTTAAAGGACTCTCGTGAAGGCAGAACATCCGAAATCGATGCAGAAGCTTACGAACTGATTATGAAGGACAAAGAAAGGCTGCTTGACTTGAATGAGCCGCTTAGATTTATTTTCAGTCATTCCGCGCTAAGAGAAGGCTGGGACAGCCCGAATGTCTTCCAGCTTTGCACACTCAATGAAACCACCTCGGAGCTTAAGAAGCGTCAGGAAATAGGAAGAGGGCTGCGGCTTGCAGTAAACTCGGATGGGAATAGGGTATTCGACAAGGCTGTAAATAGGCTGACAGTTATCGCCAATGAGAGGTATGAGCAATTCGCAAAGAAGCTCCAGAAAGAAATTGAGGATGATACAGGCGAGAAATTCGAAGGACGAATAAAGAACAAGAACGATAAGAAGAAAGTAACTCTCCGCAAAGGTTACGAAGTAGACCCGATGTTCATTGAGCTGTGGCAGCACATACGTCAGAAGACCACGTACAGAGTGGAATACCAGACCGAGGAGTTGATCCGCGAAGCCGCCAACCGGGTCAGCAAGATGGAGGAGATCCTTCCCCCGCGAATTGTTGCACAACGCACGACGGTTGTCATGGATTCAGGCGGCTTGTCGGGAGAGATCGCCTCAACCAAGTTCTATTCGCCCGAATATGGCACCGTGGCGATCCCCGATATCGTTGGATACATTGAACAAAGAACTCATCTTACCCGGTCAACGATAAGGGAGATTCTTCGCAAGTCTGGAAGACTCCTCGATTGCCTGAAGAATCCTCAGCTGTTTCTTGAAAACACAGTTCACGAGATAAGGACCAAGTTGGAATCCATAATGGTCGAGGGAGTGAAGTACCAGAAGATAGAGAACGAATACTATGAGATGCGGCAATTCGCGTCGGACGAAATCGAGGAATACCTGACGAATCTTTACAGTGTTAAGAACAAAGAGAAGACCATCTTCGATAACATAGAGATAGATTCGCTTTCAGAGACTGAACGCAAGTTTGCAAAGGCGTGCGACGACAGCGATGACGTAGAGTTCTTCTTGAAGCTTCCGCGCTGGTTTGAGATAGAAACGCCGGTTGGAAAATACAGACCCGATTGGGCTTTGATGTTGAAGAAAGAAAAGCGGCTTTACTTCGTTGCAGAAACCAAATCGACGCTAGATAAATCCAAGCGCCTTGAAAGCGAAAACCAGAAGATCGAATGCGGGAAGAAACATTTTGCCCAACTCAAGGAAGTTCATTTTACAGAGGCGACAAAGCTTGAAGACGTAGAAAGGGAGGCGAGTCAGCTCAAGTAG
- a CDS encoding histidinol-phosphatase has protein sequence MEDNDLQHIFEQGSAWLRIDFHLHTHVDKEFKYNGTESDFINQYIEKLKSESISVAVITNHNKFSLSEYKALAKKGRKEGIYVLPGVELSVNDGANGIHTLVVFDPGQWLENANDLINQFLTTTFSGKVNYENENGRSNHGLTQTIDLLNKFQKNYFILMAHVEQQSGFLEELDGGRIIEFGKDPLFRKAVLGFQKVRSKEKLDRLTQWFNNELPARIEGSDPKSIDEIGKGEKTFIKIGAYDFDVVKYALMDWKYRVGKEIPLLNQAYVKSISFITSKQDIKQICLSPEMNNLIGIRGSGKSTLLETLRYALDIMLDNTRVDEKYKNDLISNFLGSGGKTRTEIVDHQGNSIVAEKILGDRTNVYVNGTLNPSLKISGILKKPLYFGQKDLSSIKGSNSIESLINQLIGEKVKGHRQRIEDKNSEVVNILNDISRQNRTLALGPDLESQKASLEHTLKAFSDNEVDKKLNKQVEFDKDASRLKNLIDFERDIMSGLEEFISNYSGSFKSYIGYQSKENADIIESAHQSFTNFSNLFNQLSALLSQMRKEHIALSLIEKQFQTKYEDLKEEFSKIKREINLPNVQADDYVKFRKDLENTNFKLGELERVKARYVEMQRQLVVSLTELQSLWNEEYVVVSEEIQKINMDQSSIRIEMKFKGDKGQFKEFLKDNLRGTGIRDTNIQTLVESYSDPIEIYRDLNEASSTTKVNNILSGGGQLVSFKTRFEENLPTFLTYRVPDYFEIFYKAKPLAEHSLGQRASALIIFLLSLKENDIIIIDQPEDDLDNQTIYDDVIRVLRDLKTKTQFIFATHNPNIPVLGDSEQIISCRYENKKISAIIGSIDNIDIRKHIVMIMEGGEEAFEKRKMIYELWNQ, from the coding sequence ATGGAAGACAACGATCTCCAACATATATTCGAGCAGGGGTCTGCGTGGCTCCGTATAGATTTTCATTTGCACACCCACGTAGACAAAGAATTCAAATACAATGGCACTGAGAGTGACTTTATTAATCAATACATCGAAAAACTAAAGAGCGAAAGCATTTCTGTTGCAGTTATTACTAATCATAATAAGTTTTCGCTTTCGGAGTATAAAGCCCTAGCAAAAAAAGGAAGAAAGGAAGGAATTTACGTCCTGCCGGGAGTTGAACTCTCGGTAAATGACGGTGCTAATGGAATCCATACCCTCGTAGTTTTCGATCCAGGCCAATGGTTAGAAAACGCAAACGACCTTATTAACCAGTTTCTCACGACCACTTTTTCTGGAAAAGTTAACTATGAAAACGAAAATGGGAGATCAAACCATGGTCTAACTCAAACCATTGACCTGCTGAACAAGTTTCAAAAGAACTATTTCATTCTAATGGCCCACGTGGAACAGCAGAGCGGTTTCTTAGAAGAGCTTGATGGTGGAAGAATAATTGAGTTCGGAAAGGATCCACTTTTTAGAAAGGCTGTCTTGGGTTTTCAAAAGGTTCGAAGCAAAGAAAAGTTGGATCGCCTAACGCAGTGGTTCAATAATGAGTTGCCAGCTCGTATCGAAGGGTCAGATCCAAAATCGATAGATGAAATTGGGAAGGGTGAAAAGACATTCATCAAGATTGGCGCATATGACTTCGATGTGGTGAAGTATGCTTTGATGGATTGGAAATATCGAGTTGGGAAGGAAATTCCTTTACTGAATCAAGCGTACGTAAAATCTATTTCTTTCATCACCAGCAAACAGGACATCAAACAAATATGTCTTAGCCCTGAAATGAATAACTTAATCGGGATACGAGGTAGCGGAAAATCTACGCTCCTTGAAACGCTTCGTTATGCGCTGGACATAATGTTAGATAATACTCGTGTTGACGAAAAGTATAAGAATGACCTTATTTCAAATTTTCTCGGTAGTGGGGGGAAAACAAGAACAGAAATAGTCGATCACCAAGGCAATTCGATAGTTGCTGAAAAGATTCTTGGAGATAGAACGAACGTGTACGTGAATGGGACGCTAAATCCTAGTTTGAAAATATCCGGCATCTTGAAAAAGCCGCTATATTTTGGGCAAAAGGACTTATCCAGTATCAAGGGATCGAATAGCATTGAAAGTTTGATTAATCAATTAATCGGTGAGAAAGTCAAGGGTCATCGCCAGAGGATCGAAGACAAGAATTCTGAAGTTGTGAATATTCTCAATGATATTTCGCGGCAGAACAGAACCCTTGCTCTTGGACCTGATCTCGAATCCCAAAAAGCAAGTTTGGAACATACGCTGAAGGCGTTTTCTGACAATGAAGTTGACAAGAAGCTGAACAAACAGGTTGAGTTTGATAAGGATGCTAGCCGTCTTAAGAATCTGATAGACTTTGAACGTGATATTATGTCCGGCTTAGAAGAATTCATCTCCAATTATAGCGGTAGCTTTAAATCTTACATTGGCTATCAATCGAAGGAGAACGCCGACATTATCGAGAGTGCCCATCAATCATTTACCAATTTTTCTAACCTCTTCAATCAGTTGTCTGCTCTCCTATCTCAAATGAGAAAAGAACATATAGCCCTTTCTTTGATTGAGAAGCAATTCCAAACGAAATATGAGGATCTGAAGGAGGAGTTTTCTAAGATCAAGAGAGAAATAAACCTACCAAATGTTCAAGCAGATGATTATGTGAAGTTTAGAAAAGATTTGGAAAACACTAATTTCAAATTAGGAGAGCTTGAAAGGGTCAAAGCTAGATACGTTGAGATGCAAAGACAATTGGTAGTCTCTCTTACAGAGCTTCAATCGCTTTGGAACGAGGAATATGTTGTTGTTAGCGAAGAAATTCAAAAAATAAACATGGATCAGTCTTCAATTAGAATTGAAATGAAATTCAAGGGAGATAAGGGTCAGTTCAAAGAATTCTTAAAAGACAACCTACGGGGAACAGGCATAAGAGATACGAACATCCAAACGTTAGTAGAGAGCTACTCTGATCCCATTGAAATTTATCGGGACTTGAACGAAGCATCGAGTACTACAAAAGTGAACAATATATTATCAGGTGGTGGTCAATTGGTCTCATTCAAAACTCGGTTTGAAGAAAATCTCCCAACGTTTTTGACATACCGCGTTCCCGACTACTTTGAGATATTTTATAAAGCCAAACCGCTTGCTGAACACTCTCTAGGCCAGAGGGCTTCTGCCCTGATTATTTTCCTTCTGTCTCTGAAGGAGAATGACATTATCATCATAGACCAGCCTGAAGACGACCTTGATAATCAGACGATCTATGACGACGTGATCCGAGTCTTGCGGGATCTCAAGACTAAAACCCAGTTTATATTTGCGACACATAATCCGAACATACCTGTTCTAGGTGATTCGGAACAAATAATAAGTTGTCGCTACGAAAACAAAAAAATTTCTGCGATCATCGGAAGCATTGACAATATAGACATTCGAAAACACATCGTGATGATTATGGAAGGTGGAGAAGAGGCATTCGAGAAAAGAAAGATGATATACGAACTATGGAACCAATAG